The Bacteroidales bacterium DNA window CCTGAAGCAGCGATGGCAGGAATACTCAACTGCAGATTCGGCGGGCCGCATATATACCATGGTGAACTTATAACCAAACCGTTCATTGGCCATTCCGACAGAAAGATCAGAGATATAGATATTATGAAAGCAATAGCGGTCAATATCACAGCAACCGTCATTACAGCTTTATTGATATGGGTCATTCACACAAACGTTACATCATAACAGGGGGCAGTGGTTCGGGAAAAACCACCTTGTTGAACAAATTAAGTGAATACGGGTACAAGTGTTTCCCTGAAGTTTCACGGGTAGTTATCAGAGAGCAACAGCAGACGGGAGGAGACCTATTGCCCTGGAACAACCTTGAAGGCTTCGCAGAAGCATGTTTTCAACGCATGAAATCCCAACTGGAGCCGGTTCACAGGACTAACTCTTTCTATGACCGGGGCATTCCCGATATCATTGCTTACCTGTTAAATTCCAACCATCCGGTACCCGGTTATCTTTGGGAGTATGGCCGTTATTACAATCCAACGGTTTTCATCTGTCCCCCCTGGAAAGAAATATTCAGGAATGATCCCCAAAGGCCTGAAAGTTTTGAGGAGTCTGTAGAGATTTATCATTATTTAAACCAGGTTTATCTGTATCTGGGATGCCGCCTTGTGAGGGTGCCGAAAATACCGGTAAATGAAAGGGTAAGATTCATAATTTCTAAAATTGACGAGTTGGAATCCATTACCGGTTAGATCCAGATATTAAGCCATCATCAATTTCCTTTTCTTCCCGTCCATCCACAACAATAGACTGGGCCCATGAAACATACGAAACCCTGAAATATCCCAGCGCCTCCCCTCCTTCGATATTTCCAACGGCATTGGCCGGGGGACCGGAAAGATCAAAAGGATTGCCCGATTGATCGGCTATATTTTGTATCCCTTCGATAAATTGCTGATAAGATTTGGTTACTGTGCTGATCTTAATGGCTGCCGTATCCCCTGGCTGAAATACTTCCAAAAAGGTCAAATTATGTATATATTTATCGTCATCCAATTGTTCGCCATAAGAATAAATCTCCTTTTCATCAACGGTATCCTGCATTAATTCACCGTTTCTGTATAGATCCACCATATATAGATTATCAATATTACCCGGAACATTTCCGTATAAAGCAACAAACAGCAGGAGGGAATCCGTAGGAAATCCTTCCTGGTAAAATGGATTCCTGTAAATGAAAGCCTCCATGCCCTCCAGGTCAATGCCTTCTATCATTTTCTCACTGGCCTGGTAATGCGTTTTATTGTTGATGGGTTCCTGCAGGTGAATGTTCAGTGTGTAGGTATGTCCTGCCCTTCCTGCCACCTTCCTTTCACTCTCATAGATTCCTCTTTTCTCCTTCAATTCCTCAAATTCATAGGTAGTGAAACCGTCCGATATGGTAACATCGGCCCCGGAAACCCGGTCCGTTTCCTGATTGGTAAAGTAATCGGCCGACCTGGATAAAGTAATCCTATGACGCTTTTTTATATTGGTAAAGCTGCCTTCCACCACCAGCAATTCGGGTGATTCCTCCACATCCCAGTCTATTTCTTCATCGGCACATGAAATGAATCCCAAAGCAAAAATTACGGGAAAGCCGTATAAGATGTATTTTAATCCGCACATCATCTGCATTCAGAATTTAAAATTATACGTCACCGAAGGAAAAATGGTAAAATAACTTGTGCGCATGGCTTTGGTCTCATAGAAATCCGCTTTATCCTGCGTAAAATAAATGGCATCTGCATTCTTACGGGCATATGCATTGTAAACAGAAAACACCCATTCACCTTCAAAATTGCTCCCCGGATCGGAATTGCCTATAATGGTCAATCCGACATCCAACCGATGGTAGTCTGGCATCCGGTCTTTATTCCGTCCGGGATAATAAGGAAGCACCAGGTTGCCGTATTCATATCTTGCCGCCGGGGCATTAAGCGGCCTCCCGGTCTTATAAGTCCAATTGGCAGAAAGACTGATACGTCGGGTAAGATCATACATGGCCACCAGTGTCAGGTCATGGGGCCGGTCATAGGGA harbors:
- a CDS encoding DUF4249 domain-containing protein codes for the protein MMCGLKYILYGFPVIFALGFISCADEEIDWDVEESPELLVVEGSFTNIKKRHRITLSRSADYFTNQETDRVSGADVTISDGFTTYEFEELKEKRGIYESERKVAGRAGHTYTLNIHLQEPINNKTHYQASEKMIEGIDLEGMEAFIYRNPFYQEGFPTDSLLLFVALYGNVPGNIDNLYMVDLYRNGELMQDTVDEKEIYSYGEQLDDDKYIHNLTFLEVFQPGDTAAIKISTVTKSYQQFIEGIQNIADQSGNPFDLSGPPANAVGNIEGGEALGYFRVSYVSWAQSIVVDGREEKEIDDGLISGSNR
- a CDS encoding cobalamin biosynthesis protein, which produces PEAAMAGILNCRFGGPHIYHGELITKPFIGHSDRKIRDIDIMKAIAVNITATVITALLIWVIHTNVTS
- a CDS encoding AAA family ATPase, which translates into the protein MGHSHKRYIITGGSGSGKTTLLNKLSEYGYKCFPEVSRVVIREQQQTGGDLLPWNNLEGFAEACFQRMKSQLEPVHRTNSFYDRGIPDIIAYLLNSNHPVPGYLWEYGRYYNPTVFICPPWKEIFRNDPQRPESFEESVEIYHYLNQVYLYLGCRLVRVPKIPVNERVRFIISKIDELESITG